A genomic stretch from Lathyrus oleraceus cultivar Zhongwan6 chromosome 2, CAAS_Psat_ZW6_1.0, whole genome shotgun sequence includes:
- the LOC127118109 gene encoding probable leucine-rich repeat receptor-like protein kinase IMK3 yields the protein MTNAAERHYFYRLFFIFIIWVHFITNPVSCEERWDGVVVTQSNFLALQAFKQELIDPKGFLKTWNDSGFGACSGAWLGIKCAQGQVIVIQLPWKGLKGQITDRIGQLQGLRKLSLHNNHITGSIPSSLGLLVNLRGLQLFNNRLTGSIPSSLGSCPLLQSLDFSNNLLTGTIPESFGNSTKLYWLNLSFNSLSGSIPTSLTSLNSLTFMSLQHNNLSGSIPSLKNGLISLQNLVLDHNFLTGTIPGSLGDLRELREISLSNNHFSGHIPQSIGKISNLKQLDLSLNNLSGEIPVSFDNLLILSFFNVSHNNLSGPVPTLLAQKFNSSSFVGNVQLCGYSPSTQCSSPAPSEGEGAPSEVSKHRHHKKLGTKDIILIVAGVLLVVLITVCCILLFCLFRKRKTSNDEEGHVTARSGAASARAGKGVPPIGGEVEAGGDAGGKLVHFDGPLAFTADDLLCATAEIMGKSTYGTVYKATLEDGSQAAVKRLREKITKNQREFESEVSVLGRIRHENLLAMRAYYLGPKGEKLLVFDYMPKGSLASFLHAHGPETRIDWATRMNIAQGMARGMLYLHSHENIIHGNLTSSNVLLDENTNAKIADFGLSRLMTTAANSNVIATAGALGYRAPELSKLKKANTKTDVYSLGVILLELLTRKPPGEAMNGVDLPQWVASIVKEEWTNEVFDVDLMRDSSTNGDELLNTLKLALHCVDPSPSARPEVQMILQQLEEIRPQMISSGISSDEGAIPTSE from the exons ATGACTAATGCAGCAGAAAGACACTATTTTTACAGGCtatttttcattttcatcatCTGGGTCCATTTTATAACGAATCCAGTTTCATGTGAAGAGCGTTGGGATGGAGTTGTTGTAACACAGTCAAATTTCCTCGCACTTCAAGCCTTCAAACAGGAGCTAATTGATCCAAAAGGGTTCTTGAAAACATGGAACGACAGTGGCTTTGGAGCATGTTCAGGAGCTTGGCTTGGAATCAAGTGTGCTCAAGGACAAGTCATTGTGATCCAGCTTCCATGGAAAGGGTTAAAGGGACAAATCACTGATAGGATAGGTCAACTTCAAGGTCTCAGAAAGCTTAGTCTTCATAACAACCACATTACTGGTTCAATCCCTTCATCTTTAGGACTTCTCGTTAATCTAAGAGGACTTCAGCTCTTTAACAACAGGTTAACAGGTTCAATCCCTTCTTCATTAGGTTCTTGTCCTTTGCTTCAATCTTTAGACTTCAGTAACAATTTGCTCACAGGAACAATCCCTGAGAGTTTTGGAAATTCCACTAAGCTTTATTGGCTTAACTTGAGCTTCAATTCTTTGTCTGGTTCAATACCAACTAGCTTAACTAGTTTGAATTCTCTCACTTTTATGTCCCTTCAACACAATAATCTCTCAGGTTCTATTCCTAGTTTGAAAAATGGATTAATTAGCCTTCAAAATCTTGTCTTGGATCATAATTTCTTGACGGGAACCATTCCTGGTTCTTTAGGTGATTTAAGGGAGCTTAGAGAGATTTCTCTTAGTAATAACCATTTTAGTGGACACATTCCTCAAAGTATTGGAAAGATTTCAAATCTTAAACAGCTTGATTTGTCACTGAATAATCTCAGTGGAGAAATTCCTGTCTCATTTGACAATCTACTTATTCTTAGTTTCTTCAATGTTTCTCATAATAATCTCTCCGGTCCTGTTCCAACTTTACTAGCACAGAAATTTAACTCAAGCTCATTTGTGGGAAATGTTCAACTGTGTGGTTATAGTCCTTCAACTCAATGTTCCTCTCCGGCCCCTTCGGAAGGAGAAGGCGCACCTTCTGAAGTATCGAAACATCGGCATCATAAGAAACTTGGTACTAAAGATATAATCCTAATTGTAGCAGGAGTGTTACTTGTAGTCCTGATAACAGTGTGCTGTATCCTGCTCTTCTGCCTGTTCCGGAAGAGAAAAACATCGAATGACGAAGAGGGGCACGTTACTGCGAGATCAGGAGCGGCTTCTGCCAGGGCAGGAAAAGGAGTCCCTCCTATCGGCGGAGAAGTTGAAGCGGGCGGTGATGCGGGAGGCAAACTAGTACATTTTGATGGACCGCTCGCTTTCACGGCCGACGATCTCTTGTGTGCAACTGCTGAGATAATGGGAAAGAGCACCTATGGAACAGTGTATAAGGCAACATTAGAAGATGGTAGTCAAGCTGCAGTGAAAAGATTGAGGGAAAAAATCACTAAGAATCAGAGAGAATTTGAATCTGAAGTTAGTGTTCTAGGAAGAATTCGACACGAAAATCTTTTGGCAATGAGAGCCTATTACTTAGGACCAAAAGGAGAAAAGCTTCTGGTTTTTGATTACATGCCTAAAGGAAGTCTTGCATCATTCCTACATG CTCATGGACCTGAAACAAGAATTGATTGGGCAACAAGGATGAACATAGCACAAGGCATGGCTCGCGGCATGTTATACCTACATTCACACGAAAACATCATACATGGGAACCTAACTTCAAGCAATGTGTTACTTGATGAGAACACAAATGCCAAAATAGCAGACTTTGGTCTATCAAGGTTGATGACAACAGCTGCTAACTCTAACGTGATTGCTACGGCCGGTGCGTTAGGATACCGAGCTCCCGAGCTATCGAAGCTAAAGAAAGCGAACACGAAAACCGATGTATACAGTCTTGGTGTAATCTTGTTAGAACTACTAACAAGAAAGCCACCTGGTGAGGCAATGAATGGTGTTGATTTACCTCAATGGGTTGCATCTATTGTTAAAGAGGAGTGGACAAACGAGGTTTTCGATGTTGATTTGATGAGAGATTCATCAACAAATGGCGATGAGTTGTTGAACACTTTGAAACTTGCTTTGCATTGTGTTGATCCTTCTCCATCAGCACGACCGGAAGTTCAGATGATACTTCAACAGCTTGAAGAGATTAGACCACAGATGATATCATCAGGCATTTCTAGTGATGAAGGAGCCATTCCTACAAGTGAATAA